Proteins from a single region of Perognathus longimembris pacificus isolate PPM17 chromosome 27, ASM2315922v1, whole genome shotgun sequence:
- the Mfap5 gene encoding LOW QUALITY PROTEIN: microfibrillar-associated protein 5 (The sequence of the model RefSeq protein was modified relative to this genomic sequence to represent the inferred CDS: deleted 1 base in 1 codon) — protein sequence MLLPSAPKAVLCLAALIVSSDWIPLGGVGGQRGDDVTQETFTDDPNLANEPYTGGHGRALADIQPSTDDLASAGDRNASAECRDEKFACTRLYSVHRPVKQCVHQVCFTSLRRMYVINNEVCSRLVCKEHEAMKDELCRQMAGLPPRRLRRSGYFRLPPCDSVDAAPPGPRPLTPPPREGGREGTPLPVPRPGPPHPISRPCRASRLPLLIPDLTSAIPTQHPEI from the exons ACTGGATCCCCCTGGGAGGGGTCGGGGGTCAGCGCGGAG ATGACGTGACTCAGGAGACGTTCACCGACGACCCCA ATTTGGCCAATGAACCTTACACGGGTGGACACGG gaggg CTCTGGCCGACATCCAGCCGTCCACGGACGACCTGG CCTCCGCCGGGGACCGGAACGCCTCCGCGG AATGCAGGGACGAGAAGTTCGCGTGCACCAGGCTCTACTCGGTCCACCGCCCCGTCAAGCAGTGCGTCCACCAGGTCTGCTTCACCAG CCTGCGGCGCATGTACGTCATCAACAACGAGGTCTGCTCACGCCTGGTGTGCAAGGAGCACGAGGCCATGAAAG ACGAGCTGTGCCGGCAGATGGCT GGCCTGCCCCCCCGACGCCTGCGCCGTTCCGGCTACTTCCGTCTCCCCCCCTGCGACTCCGTGGACGCTGCCCCACCGGGCCCACGGCCTCTGACCCCCCccccgagggagggagggagggaggggaccccgCTCCCGGTCCCCCGGCCCGGTCCGCCCCACCCCATCTCCAGGCCCTGCCGGGCTTCGCGCCTGCCTCTCTTGATCCCGGACCTGACCTCGGCGATCCCCACCCAGCACCCCGAGATATAA
- the LOC125342849 gene encoding C-type lectin domain family 4 member E-like: MPSTAPRSWSASSCYFFSVNAMNWESSARNCSGMGAQLVVINTPEEQEFLHSTKPRRREFFIGLSDRETEGQWRWVDHTPLTKPWSFWDIGEPNNLVEDCATMRDSPNPRKNWNDIPCFYSMPRICELPEISVWG, translated from the exons ATGCCTTCCACTGCGCCCCGATCGTGGTCAGCATCCAGTTGCTACTTCTTCTCCGTGAACGCCATGAACTGGGAGTCGAGCGCCAGGAACTGCTCCGGCATGGGGGCCCAGCTGGTGGTGATCAACACGCCGGAGGAGCAG GAATTCCTCCACTCCACCAAGCCCAGGAGGAGGGAGTTCTTCATCGGCCTCTCGGACCGCGAGACGGAGGGCCAGTGGCGGTGGGTGGACCATACGCCCCTCACTAAGCCCTGGAG CTTTTGGGATATAGGCGAACCCAACAATCTCGTGGAAGACTGCGCCACCATGCGGGACTCTCCGAACCCCAGAAAGAACTGGAACGACATCCCCTGCTTCTACAGCATGCCCCGGATTTGTGAACTACCGGAAATAAGTGTTTGGGGCTAA
- the LOC125342824 gene encoding deleted in malignant brain tumors 1 protein-like — MEPVEHSGSAGAGRHWTHARPLALALAWLLSGSALSGVFGLTEEVRLVGGGGRCAGRVEVHHDGQWGTVCDDGWDLNDAHVVCAQLGCGRAVKATGSAHFGEGAGPILMDDVSCSGGEPHLRQCRFHGWGRHNCRHREDAGVVCTAQEQLRLVGGGGRCAGRVEVHHDGQWGTVCDDGWDLNDAHVVCAQLGCGRAVNATGSAHFGEGTGPILMDDVSCSGGEPHLRQCRFHGWGRHNCRHKEDAGVVCTGPGSSPTLSPRGIVGERERGSPRTPWLPPPAFGQGPPSAGSRGRLPPDARRGIGPTLGSLRSEDQV, encoded by the exons ATGGAGCCCGTGGAACATTCTGGATCTGCAG GTGCGGGACGCCATTGGACGCACGCGAGGcctttggctctggctctggcctggCTGCTCAGCGGCTCGGCCCTCTCCGGCGTGTTTG gactCACGGAGGAGGTGCGCCTggtgggcggcggcgggcgctgcGCCGGGCGGGTGGAGGTCCACCACGACGGCCAGTGGGGCACCGTGTGCGACGACGGCTGGGACCTGAACGACGCCCACGTGGTGTGCGCGCAGCTGGGCTGCGGCCGGGCCGTCAAGGCCACGGGCTCCGCTCACttcggggagggggccgggcccaTCCTGATGGACGACGTGAGCTGCAGCGGCGGGGAGCCCCACCTGAGGCAGTGCCGCTTCCACGGCTGGGGGAGGCACAACTGCAGGCACAGGGAGGACGCGGGCGTGGTCTGCACGG CCCAGGAGCAGCTGCGCCTggtgggcggcggcgggcgctgcGCCGGGCGGGTGGAGGTCCACCACGATGGCCAGTGGGGCACCGTGTGCGACGACGGCTGGGACCTGAACGACGCCCACGTGGTGTGCGCGCAGCTGGGCTGCGGCCGGGCCGTCAACGCCACGGGCTCCGCTCACTTCGGGGAGGGGACCGGGCCCATCCTGATGGACGACGTGAGCTGCAGCGGCGGGGAGCCCCACCTGAGGCAGTGCCGCTTCCACGGCTGGGGGAGGCACAACTGCAGGCACAAGGAGGACGCGGGCGTGGTCTGCACGG GTCCCGGCTCCAGCCCCACCCTGAGCCCCCGCGGGATTGTCGGTGAACGTGAACGCGGCTCCCCTCGGACGCCCTGGCTGCCGCCGCCTGCCTTCGGCCAGGGGCCGCCTTCCGCCGGGAGCCGGGGCCGCCTTCCTCCCGACGCCCGCCGGGGAATCGGGCCGACGCTCGGGagcctgagatccgaggatcaag TGTGA